One Bacteroidales bacterium DNA segment encodes these proteins:
- a CDS encoding DUF47 domain-containing protein, whose protein sequence is MKVSDIFALFVPKDRKFFPYFINAADNLVDTAQWFKKLVTAAENGREEFVNQIRTCEKKGDQITHQIYEELNKTFITPFDRDDIHKLANSIDNVLDQIHSASQKIQRYQPRLPVDSFIAFADLILQGAIEIQNAMKELNNLRDQKEIMQACVKINEMENMADEVFDAFISRLFREEKDAVELIKQKEIISALEKATDAAEDVSDLLKSILVKTL, encoded by the coding sequence ATGAAAGTATCTGATATTTTTGCCCTCTTTGTTCCTAAAGACCGGAAGTTCTTTCCTTACTTTATCAATGCAGCCGATAATCTTGTTGACACGGCTCAATGGTTCAAAAAGCTGGTAACAGCTGCTGAAAATGGCCGGGAAGAATTTGTCAACCAGATCCGTACCTGCGAGAAAAAAGGAGATCAGATTACGCATCAGATATATGAAGAACTGAACAAGACCTTTATAACTCCCTTCGACAGGGATGATATTCATAAACTGGCCAACAGCATCGATAATGTACTTGATCAGATACATTCCGCTTCCCAGAAAATTCAGCGTTATCAACCCAGACTGCCGGTGGATTCCTTCATCGCCTTTGCCGATCTGATTTTGCAGGGCGCCATTGAAATCCAGAACGCCATGAAAGAGCTGAATAATTTGCGCGATCAGAAGGAAATTATGCAGGCCTGCGTTAAGATTAACGAGATGGAAAATATGGCCGACGAGGTGTTCGATGCTTTTATTTCCAGGCTTTTTCGCGAAGAAAAGGATGCAGTGGAGCTGATTAAGCAGAAGGAAATTATATCCGCACTGGAAAAAGCTACTGATGCCGCTGAAGACGTGTCAGACCTCCTGAAGTCCATTCTTGTTAAAACCCTGTAG
- a CDS encoding inorganic phosphate transporter, whose protein sequence is MMTIVVIAIVLALLFDFFNGMNDAANSIATIVSTKVLSPLTAVLWAAMWNFSAAFFFGVHVATTVGKGIVEPHAVNEYLILASLIASIVWVYACTHLGLPISVSHALIGGLIGPALVKHGPSVLVMSGIIKVSLFIVLSPLIGFFIAYFFMILTLLIVRKTAPLKVENIFRVLQLFSSAIFSLGHGSNDAQKTMGIISVLLFSTGLIGPEFYVPTWVIFAGYSAIALGTLTGGWKVIRTIGVGLTDLKPVHGFVAESAGASTLIFTALLGIPVSTTHTITGAIIGVGITRSFGAVRWKLAKKIVWAWVLTIPSTLVFSALVYLLLRLIIPGI, encoded by the coding sequence ATGATGACCATTGTTGTAATTGCCATAGTTCTGGCGTTGCTTTTCGATTTTTTTAACGGAATGAATGATGCCGCCAACTCAATTGCAACAATTGTTTCTACCAAAGTGCTCAGCCCTTTAACGGCCGTTTTATGGGCTGCCATGTGGAATTTTTCTGCGGCTTTTTTCTTTGGGGTGCATGTGGCAACCACCGTCGGAAAAGGAATAGTGGAACCTCATGCTGTAAATGAGTACCTCATTCTGGCCTCGCTCATCGCATCCATCGTCTGGGTTTATGCCTGTACCCACCTTGGCCTGCCGATCAGTGTTTCGCATGCGCTTATAGGCGGTCTGATTGGTCCGGCTCTGGTCAAGCATGGTCCTTCGGTACTGGTTATGTCGGGTATCATAAAAGTCTCCCTGTTTATTGTGCTCTCTCCGCTGATTGGATTCTTCATCGCCTATTTTTTCATGATTCTTACCCTGCTGATTGTGAGGAAAACAGCTCCGCTGAAAGTCGAGAACATTTTTCGGGTCCTTCAGCTTTTTTCATCAGCAATTTTCAGCCTGGGTCACGGCAGTAATGATGCCCAGAAAACCATGGGTATTATCTCGGTATTGCTTTTTAGTACAGGTCTCATAGGTCCGGAGTTTTATGTTCCTACCTGGGTGATTTTTGCCGGATATAGTGCCATTGCACTGGGTACACTCACCGGTGGATGGAAAGTCATCCGTACCATCGGGGTGGGGCTCACTGATCTTAAACCTGTACACGGTTTTGTAGCTGAATCAGCCGGAGCCAGTACGCTTATCTTTACTGCTCTTCTTGGTATACCGGTCAGTACTACCCATACAATTACCGGCGCAATTATCGGTGTGGGAATCACCCGCAGTTTCGGAGCAGTACGCTGGAAGCTGGCCAAAAAGATTGTCTGGGCCTGGGTGTTGACAATTCCTTCTACTCTCGTTTTTTCAGCTCTGGTTTACTTGCTTCTTCGGTTGATTATTCCCGGAATATAG